The genomic window TTCTGTAATTAAGGAATGGGGAGAAGCGATCGGAGAATAAATTTTTGTAGGGTAGCACAGCTAGCTATGCTACCTTAACCCGTGGTTTATATACTTGAAAAAGTTGTAATTTGAGACACATTGAGAGAAGTTTCTCCCTACACCCCAGTATCCCTGATATACACTTTGAAAATGCTGAATTAAAAGGTTTTAACTGAATCGTTAATTAAGGATATTACTGCCCATTAGTAGTAGTTGATGGAGGAAATGGTTGAGATTCAGGCTGAGGCTGAGGCTGAGGTGACGGTTGAGGATTGAGAGATTCCTGCCAAGTCTTAATTTGCTCTTGCGCTGCACTGTAAGCAGCACTACCACGGGGAATCGATTTGGCAATCTCAATGCCTTTGGCAATATCAGACTGACCTTGAGAGCGTGCTATTTCTAACAATTGCTGACTCCACTGGTCAATAGCCAGATTTGCATCCATCCGTAAGATGCTATTGTTTGAAACCCGATCTGCCAACCGTATTGCTTCAACCAAGGCTTCTGGCGTACCAGAAGCCCCCACTTCCTGGGCTTTTTTCCAATTTTCTCTGGTACGGATTTGCCCTTCCCAGTCATTTATCGCAGCTTGTGCTTCCCTAGAAAGCGCCCTTCCCGACGAGGCAATTTGTTGAGCGGCGCTAATAGCGGCAGTGAGATTTCCACTCTGAGCTAGTTCTTGTGCTTGATCCAAGTAGGGTTGGTCTTGAATTCGCTGAATCTTTCCTACCCAAGTACGAATTTTTTTCTGTGCTTCTGGATATAATGCACGACCTCTACGAATTTCGCTGGCTTGGGCGATCGCAGCTTGCAAGGAGTTGATATCGTCGAATATTGCTATCTGTTCGGCCCGTTCTAAGTAAGGTTGGTCTTCAATTGTCTCAACTTCGGCACTCCAGCGACCTATCTCTTGCCTAGCTTCTGTGGCGCGGGGGTTACTAGCAGGGATCAGCTGCACTTGAGCGATCGCTGCTGTTAAATTAGGGACTGTTCCCTGGCTAGCCAATATTCTCGCTTTTTCTAGATGGGCAACATCTTCAATTTCCAACTGCCAACGAGCAATCAGTTGCTGTGCTTCGTTATACACTGGTCTGGAAGGATCAATTTGTTGTGCTTGGGCGATCGCAGCCTCTAAACCAGAAACATTACCTATCCAAGCACTCCTTTTCGCGTCAGCCAAGGCAATAAAGTCATCTGTTTCGCCCTGTAGTTTTGCACTCTCTGGAATTTGTCTGGCAATATTCAGTGCTTCATCCGCATCCCGCTTGTCTAGTTTTGCCTGTGCCAACTCCAGCATTTTGCGTCCAAATGCCGGAATCGCTTCCTGAGCTTTTTGGTAAAGGTAACTTTCCTGCCCAATCGACTCAGCTATCTTGATAGCTTCTAGTAAATTATCGACTACTTTACTAGAAGCTAAGTTTTCAGCTTTTCCTAACTTATCGCCATCTTCCCGCGCCGTGGCAATCAGGCGATTCAATTGGTCGTATTTAGTAGTTGCCCAATATTGATTATCTGCGCGCAGCATTTTGGCGGACAGCATGAATGCCGATTGCCAGCGCCGTTCTCGGACTTCGGCGATCGCACCGTTGTATGTGGCTTCTGCCTTTGACCAAATTGACTGCCATTTGCCAATTTGCTCATCGACTAATTTATAAGCTGCTACGTCTTCGGGTATTTTCTCAGCAGTAGCGATCGCTTCCTCTAAATTCCCTGTTTGGAAACTTTGATCAGCTAGCTTCAAAATATCCCGCGACCATTCTTGGATGAAACGATCAATTTCTCCATGCAACGGGTGATTTTGTGGTAGTTGCTTCACCAGAGCGATCGCTTGCAGTAGGTCATTCACTGTCTGTTTAGAAGCCGCCAACTGAGCGCAGTGTATCCGCACAGAAGCACTAGCTAGGGGCCAGAAAATCGATGGGCAATTAGGGGCAGCTGGCAACTTCAGCAGCATTGCCATTGCCAAGAATCCTACACCGCCGGTAATTAACATTAGCAGTACTGGCCACCACACCCAGCTTTTCATCCAGCGTGGCAATTTCCCAGGACTTCTACTGAGTTGGGCAGTTTTTCGCCGCTTCACTGACTTGGAGTTAGAATCAGTAGCTGGGACATCAAATGGTTGAGTTTCACCGAATTGTTCTGTTCGGGATAATCTTGTGTTTTGATCTGGCTCTCTTGCTTTGCCTGTTGACCAACTGTCTGGAATATCCCGCTCTGTCATCTCTCACACCAAAATAATTGAATAGCGCTCTGTTTTAGGTCGATAATTCCATTGTTGCCATAGTAACTTTCTCGTGATTAAAAAGCTACTTTTTGATTATCTCTTTCCACAGAATACCATTAACAATCTGAAAAATTAGTGCTGTTTTATACTTTATCCTGAAACAGTAGATTCAGCTTGCAAATCCGCAATTAGTTGAGCTAACTGCTCGCTACTTGCCTGGTAAACGTTGCCGCAAAAGTCGCAAGTTGCTTCAGCACCATTATCTTTAATAATCATATCTTGTAGTTCAGCTTCTCCCAAAATCTTTAGTGCCCCCAAAACACGATCAAAAGAACAACCACAGTGGAAGCGCAGCATTTGTCTTTCAGGAAAGATTGCCAGCCCCATGTCTCCTAGCAGGTCGCTGAGGATTTCAGTCAAAGTCTTCCCAGCTTGCAACAATGGCGTAAATCCTGCTAGACTAGCTACCCGTGATTCCAAGGTTTTTACTAAGGCTTCGTCTCTGGCGGCTTTGGGTAACACTTGTAGCAGTAATCCTCCAGCAGCCGTTACTCCACTTGCTCCCACGAAGACACCTAAAACTAAAGCTGAAGGTGTTTGTTCGGAGTTCACCAGATAATGAGCCACATCATCGCCAATTTCGCCAGAAACTAGTTCTACAGTACTAGAGTAAGGGTAACCATAACCGATATCCCGCACAACGTAAAGGTAGCCGCCACCCACCGCACCACCAACGTCTAGCTTACCTTTAGCATTAGGAGGTAATTCCACAGATGGATTCCCCACATACCCGCGTACTGTTCCATCTAAACGTGCATCTACCAATATGCCACCTAAAGGCCCATCGCCCTTCACCCGAACATTAACCCTCGACCCAGTTCGCTTCATGCTAGAAGCCATCAACAAGCCCGCCGCCATAGTTCGACCCAGTGCTGCCGTTGCCACATAAGAAAGTTTGTGGCGTCCCCGTGCTTCTTCTGTTAAACGTGTGGTAACCACACCTACGGCACGAATCCCACCTTCGGCTGCTGTTGCACGAATTAACTGATCCGCCATGAAAAACCTTACATTTCTTAACAGTTCACTTTTTCTATTCTAAGTTCTCTGCTGGTAGAAAAGTGACACCATAATAACTAGTGATTGTATTTGCAATATTAGAAATAGCGATGTCTCACCTTTAGGTAATCCTATAAAAATGCTGGGTAATTTTCAACAAAGCCAACTGCGGATCGAAATAGAAGCACCAACAGATGCAATTAGTGACAGTCTGCTGCATCCGGTGCAACTAGAAAAATGGCTCTTAGGGCAACGCTTTGCGCCAGGAATGCCAGAAGAACTGCTTCCCGGATTCCAGTTTACTACCTGGACTGGGCCAGTCTCGATTCATCATCAAGTAGACGTTGTAAAATCCAACTGTCTCCGTTTGCTACTGAGTGGAGGCATTGACGG from Nostoc sp. UHCC 0926 includes these protein-coding regions:
- a CDS encoding chromosome segregation ATPase, with protein sequence MTERDIPDSWSTGKAREPDQNTRLSRTEQFGETQPFDVPATDSNSKSVKRRKTAQLSRSPGKLPRWMKSWVWWPVLLMLITGGVGFLAMAMLLKLPAAPNCPSIFWPLASASVRIHCAQLAASKQTVNDLLQAIALVKQLPQNHPLHGEIDRFIQEWSRDILKLADQSFQTGNLEEAIATAEKIPEDVAAYKLVDEQIGKWQSIWSKAEATYNGAIAEVRERRWQSAFMLSAKMLRADNQYWATTKYDQLNRLIATAREDGDKLGKAENLASSKVVDNLLEAIKIAESIGQESYLYQKAQEAIPAFGRKMLELAQAKLDKRDADEALNIARQIPESAKLQGETDDFIALADAKRSAWIGNVSGLEAAIAQAQQIDPSRPVYNEAQQLIARWQLEIEDVAHLEKARILASQGTVPNLTAAIAQVQLIPASNPRATEARQEIGRWSAEVETIEDQPYLERAEQIAIFDDINSLQAAIAQASEIRRGRALYPEAQKKIRTWVGKIQRIQDQPYLDQAQELAQSGNLTAAISAAQQIASSGRALSREAQAAINDWEGQIRTRENWKKAQEVGASGTPEALVEAIRLADRVSNNSILRMDANLAIDQWSQQLLEIARSQGQSDIAKGIEIAKSIPRGSAAYSAAQEQIKTWQESLNPQPSPQPQPQPESQPFPPSTTTNGQ
- the hslO gene encoding Hsp33 family molecular chaperone HslO yields the protein MADQLIRATAAEGGIRAVGVVTTRLTEEARGRHKLSYVATAALGRTMAAGLLMASSMKRTGSRVNVRVKGDGPLGGILVDARLDGTVRGYVGNPSVELPPNAKGKLDVGGAVGGGYLYVVRDIGYGYPYSSTVELVSGEIGDDVAHYLVNSEQTPSALVLGVFVGASGVTAAGGLLLQVLPKAARDEALVKTLESRVASLAGFTPLLQAGKTLTEILSDLLGDMGLAIFPERQMLRFHCGCSFDRVLGALKILGEAELQDMIIKDNGAEATCDFCGNVYQASSEQLAQLIADLQAESTVSG